A DNA window from Malus domestica chromosome 12, GDT2T_hap1 contains the following coding sequences:
- the LOC139190243 gene encoding protein STRUBBELIG-RECEPTOR FAMILY 4-like isoform X1 — protein MVAHLALGLQKLFNHNSSPFTIDVTALHDFYRVLNNPLVLKGWQSDGGDPCEKSWDGVSCVVSPVIYLNLSHNLLSGPTGDAFTGLRNLRQLSAEFHCDLKES, from the exons ATGGTGGCACATCTAGCATTGGGGCTTCAGAAACTATTCAATCATAACTCATCACCTTTTACTATTGATG TCACGGCACTTCATGATTTTTACCGGGTCCTTAACAACCCACTGGTGCTAAAGGGGTGGCAATCGGATGGTGGGGATCCTTGTGAAAAGTCATGGGATGGAGTTTCATGTGTTGTTTCCCCTGTGATATACCT GAATCTAAGCCATAATTTGTTATCCGGACCTACTGGGGATGCATTTACTGGTCTGCGGAATTTAAGACAACT ATCTGCCGAGTTCCATTGCGACCTTAAGGAATCTTAA
- the LOC139190243 gene encoding protein STRUBBELIG-RECEPTOR FAMILY 4-like isoform X2: MVAHLALGLQKLFNHNSSPFTIDVTALHDFYRVLNNPLVLKGWQSDGGDPCEKSWDGVSCVVSPVIYLNLSHNLLSGPTGDAFTGLRNLRQLTTA, encoded by the exons ATGGTGGCACATCTAGCATTGGGGCTTCAGAAACTATTCAATCATAACTCATCACCTTTTACTATTGATG TCACGGCACTTCATGATTTTTACCGGGTCCTTAACAACCCACTGGTGCTAAAGGGGTGGCAATCGGATGGTGGGGATCCTTGTGAAAAGTCATGGGATGGAGTTTCATGTGTTGTTTCCCCTGTGATATACCT GAATCTAAGCCATAATTTGTTATCCGGACCTACTGGGGATGCATTTACTGGTCTGCGGAATTTAAGACAACT TACCACTGCATGA